In Cryptococcus gattii WM276 chromosome B, complete sequence, the DNA window GTGCATTGCCTAAGGCTACTTTTCAATAACCCCTCACATTTGGTCACAAAACATGCTCCCCAATCATATACCAGAATAAATTCGTCACCTCCTGTTTGCCACATTCCCAAAGGCCTTCCTTCAGCCCTTGATCCAACTTGACCATTCAAAAGTTTAACAATCACGGCGTCTTCAGCAAACGAGGCAGTACTACCCGCAGTGGGTACGCAGTTGTACACCGGATTGCCAGGTTCTGCTATAACAATCGTTTTTTCTGTGATGATCGCTACGGTCTGCCGGAAGAAAGTGATTGACGAGGCATGGCCAGGAAGATGAAGCGCAGCGAAGCTGCGAAAAACAGGGtcaggaagagaagaggcGGATGGGTAGCTGTTGTCGAACATCGGCTCGAGAAAATTGAGAGTGGAACCATGTGTGTTCCGATCATGGACAACATATGTTACTTTTCATGTCCCATTAATCAGTCCCACCCAAGACTACACGAACGATGAATGGCTCACTCAGTCTTCGACCCTTAGTTTTGCCAGTATATATCCAAGCAACTGAATGCCCAGATTGATTAAGCAGTTGCCCCTGGGGTCTCCCCATGCTCATCCACGTTGAAGGTTCAGACGTAGGCATCATCTTCTTGAGGTTAAATGCTAAAAGGGTACCCGAACTTAAAACAAGCAGCCATAAAAACTCTGGGACGAGAGCTATGGAGGATATCTGCCCATTTTGCAATTGTACCAGCTCGCGAAATGCTATTCATCAGTGTGTATCAGCGACCTGCCATGGTGAATTACCATATTGCATACAGTACGTATCTCTTAACCACCCCAACCATACCGATGTCTTTGTGGCGAAGGCCACTGTATCTCGGCCGTGAATGATGAATGTTTCGGCACAAATCACTGAGTTCTGCATTTTTGAAGGCATAGATATGGTGTGGGTAACGAAAATCTGAGTGCTGAGATTTAGCTATGCATTGGGCTCGGCATACCGCGACGTACCCGATTGCCCTCTAGGTCATATTTTCGCAACATCTGGGTATTCTGAATCTTATTGATCCATTCGGAACTGTTTGCCATCAGTCAAGAGCAGACATGCCAAGTAAAACAATATTCACCGGTGAGCTTTATCCCTGGAAAACATATGTGTTAGCCATGACGGGGAGTTTATTGGACGTCGACATGCTTACATGGTACATAAAGTGTAGGCTTTCCCTTTCGGTCCCCCAGTAGAGACGGTGAAAGGATACATCAAAGTCTCTGCTGGCAGCATGGTATCCGTTCTACCGACACGTATCAGCGCTTCCGTCAATTCTGGGATTCTGGTTCACTCACACCCCTGTATTGTTTTTCTTATAACTTCCATGAGCGCTATGGTCATAGCGCCTCTCAGGTGCTCCGTCCGTGGATTTTATATCCAGAAAGTCTAAGTGAATGGGCTGGAGGAAATAGTTATAAATCAATGCCGTCGCCCGGATGTCGCCAACATTATGATAGGCTCACGCGTGATATCACAACATACTTCccaccctcttcctcccttGTCAGTAGCAAATAGTTATCCAAAAGAATGGCATATACATCCTGCCTACGAAAACGGGCGTACATTAGCTCAAACCAACTACAATCAACTCAAAAGAGCGAGATACCATCCGTGCCAATTGGATTCGCTTCGAATTCGTCGGAACACATAACCTGAGTGCACAAAAGTTCGTTTGGGGTCGGAGATATCTAAATTCTACAAGAGGCTGTTAGTTCTTTTGCCGCAGAGTGGAAGTGGACCGAGCGCACCGTGATTTCTCCCTTCTTAAAGAGCAGCCTTTCTGCTATATTCCACAGTTTTATTTTTACAGCAGCGGCCTCAATACCATGTTCCGTATCTTTAACCACCCGTTCGAGCATTTCCTTTAGGACCGGTATATCTTCCTTGTCTGCATGTTCTTTGGGAGTTACTTTCAACAGTTCACCGAGTAGAAGAATAATCCTAGGAAGCCGGGTCACTGGACGAGACAAGAAAGTGAAGATGTCACGACGGTTTGTCAGAGACGCAGTGTTCCGTGATTCAAGAAATTTGCGAAACTCCTTATTTTTCACAGACTCTCGACGCACTCGGGCCTCTGCAAATGGATAATTTTTCATATACTATACACTAAGTCAGGATGAAACCAACTATCTCGTTTTCATAATGTGACTCACTGCCTCGTATAGATCAACAATTTCCAACATAGTCTGGAGGTATATGTCCGTCGCTGTGGTCAACTGCCTGTGAGTGAGCATTTTCCCATGATTGTGAACTTGAGCTATACTGACAAGAGGCCATTCAATCCTTTGCCTTTCCATCAGGTTCCTTAAAATTGTCTCATGAGCATGGGACAAAATTGAGGCCGTACTGAAGACTTCTGCAATGAAAGGTTCTAGCTTAGTGGACTCAATCACAGGCGGTCTACAATCCCTCAGCTCCTGGATAAATACCTAAAACAGACTATGTTAGGCCCGAACTTCATAAATATCACTACTCACATGATACATGGTATCCATGTCGCGCACGTATTCTCGCTCACCCTTAATGATCTCCCACCATAGTCCTTGCCTCCTTTGCTCCATTTTGTCCAAGGATTCACAAAAAGACTTATCGACAATTTGGTGCCATTCTGGACTGAGTTCTTGatcggaagaagaagacgcTATCTTCTGATCTATGGGATTTCGGGATGCGGCCGACAGGTCGAAGGAGGAATGTGATGTAACGGCGCTTGATTGATAGGcaaggaggagagaatATGAATCCTGAGGGGTAAGATGTCTATGTGTAGGGTTTCGTGGTGCGGGAGGGTGTTCATACTGCAGCAAAATCAACCACCAGCAGCATAGTAAAACTTCGAACGTACTACTAGTCTGTCGGACAAGGCAGGGGACCACCCAGGACTGAGTAGACTCCCGGACAATCCTTCTGAACGTATCGATTGCCATGGACGCCGTTCTATCTAGAAGACAATGATGAGCTTCTTTGATTCGTGCACACTCTACAGCAAGGACTTACTGAGTCCGTCAATGTGTTTGTACCCACGAAACCAGTACCAGGTGGTCTGTATGTCTCGGTTGCTTTAAACTCTTCTGAGTGGTTACCTTTCCTAGCGTTACGACTCAACTGAATGCTATCGCTCGATCTGCGTATGTGGTTGGCATGGCTCCAACCGCTTATATTACCTAACGATTGCTGTTCATTGTAAGGTTTACCCCCAATGCCGCCACTCCAGTCCTCGCTGCTTGAATTCTCCTCCCCCAATCCAAACCTCTCGGCGGAAAGAGCACCCCAAGATAATCTATGTCTCCTGAGTACACCTCCAAAACTCCTTGATCGAGATTGCTTGTAAATCTTTGTGTCCGATGAACCCGACAGGGAGTCGATGGACGAAGTGGATGCTGTCGGAGTTCTTGAGGCAGAGTTGGGAGGAAGATAGTCCATAACTGGCAAGTTGCTATTGCCCTTTCTTAAATCTTTGCGAGGGTTCGGTCGTACTGTCTAGCAAAACCAGATAGCTCTCGTTCCGCAAGAAGTTCACGTTCCACAGCACTAGAGAACAAAGTAAAATTGGCATATAAAAGCCAGACAACACCAACATGGGGCCAGAAGCAACTCATATTAATGTACTCTATTAGTATTACCTATTATTGCGGCTGTTTTGTTGTACATCATCGCATTTCTTTGCGTCGTCAGCTTATGTCACAGCTTTTTTCCcttattattattatttatttatttcTTCGGTGGCATCGGCGAAAGCCGAGAACACTTACATAATAAGAAGCCGGGAGTCGGGAAGATTGTAGGCTCGACACAAGCGAACAAAGCCCATCAAAACGACGAGGGTGAAGGTCCGACAAGGGGCTTGCGTCGAGCCTAGGAACATTGGGGAAGATCGGAGTCGACCAACTTCGTAACGTTTAGAGGTCTTCGGAAGGTGGAAGTCAAAAAAGTGATGGGCAACGATTAGGTTCCCCACTACCACTATGCGTTTTCTGCGTCGTACTTCTCCTCTGTTCTAGCCTTATACCGTGACAGTATCCTCCTATTCATGTCGAGCTACGTTATGAAGTTCATTTGGAATTTCTAATTTGATAGGATTCCCTTAATACACCCACGCGTACGTATGATACATCCATTCTACTTAACACAATTGTGATTTAGACTTAGTTGCAGGATAATGATAGTAACCTGTTACGATAGAATGAACGAACATGATCATCGTCGAACTTCGAAGCCACTGCTGGATCCTACTGCTTTCTCCACATCGGCCTCACTAGCGTTTCTCATCTCCTTTATGAGCTCCACCTGATGGACCTCGGCAGATGGAGGTCCCTTTTCTAACCATTTCCGACTGTGAAAACGTTAATCATTATATTACTCTTGAAATGTAGCATTACGTACAACTGTTCCACCTTGTCAGACGATCCAACGGCGACACCTTGTACGCTTGAGTCACTGTGGTTGTAGCAGTGGCCTTTAAGTCCTAGTTTTTGGGCCCTAACAGAGAAGTACGTCACATCTTCAGATGATCATAAAGGGCGTTACATCAAGCTCACTCTTTTTGAGTATAGTATCGGAAGTTGACACCCTAGTATACAATACAGGAAGTAACGTGCGTTTGTCAGCCATAGCTTTGCCAACGTTGTGGGAGTTCTAGCAGTTACTTAAACACACCTGTACGGCACCTGAGCTGCACCACGTATTAGCCAGAACTGGCTTGAGAAACCTCTCAGACGATTGCGAGGAGACTAATGACTCACACTTTAAACTGTATTATGTCCTGGGCCATTTTGCAAACAGTACTCCTCATAAGTGTTCCTCAGAGTACGATATAATAAACCGTAATAAATCAGGCTTTTTCGTTCGATGACAACTTGAGATGAGTTAGTAACTGGTATATGAAACAAAAGGAAGTCCCGAACGATTACTGGCTACACACCAAAGCAACAGCTCTGCATTGCTGGCTTTTATTAATACCTCTGTCTCTACTAAAAAGATATTCCAGCATCATAATAATGGGCCATGGACATTGTGCATATGATGTAATGACAGATCTGCCCAAACATGCCGCTGCGTGGGGGCTGCGCGACAAGCCACGAAGAATGGCTGGGGCTCCATTACGCGTTGGGGACTAATATTACATAATCATCCGTACTTCCTCGATGCGCGCATCGGGACGAATCCGAGCGAATTCTGGAGCAAATGATTGATCCTCCTGTTATATAACAAATGCGACTCATGTATAACCTGATTATCGGCATCTtgagatggaaagaaaTAGAGTCTGTTTTCTTATGCATGCTACGTCCTACATCTCAACGGGGATTGCAGTATCTACCATACGCACATATAAAGACGGGAGAAAGATGATGGCATATCGTACATACCTTAATTAATCATCAGTTACGTATGGCGAGAGCATGGGCCAGGTGGAATTCCGAACAGCTCCGCCAGGTATTATGATGGCAGCGGATGACAATCAACCGGATCGCGGCGTCTTTTTTCGTTCATCAATCGAATCGATTCACAAATCACAACAACAAACTTACAAAGACCATAAAGACACGATACAGCATCTCTATCCTGGAACTCATACAGCTGGAGCGCTTCAAAGCACTTTCAGCCACTACCCATGCGCGTGCTCTCGCTTTCGCGCCAGTCTTGCCCGCAGCTCTTAACACGTCTCGGCCAGCCTTGTCTCCAACTTTCCAAATGCCTAGGTCACTATCCGAAAAGACAGACATCCACCAAAGCTGCCAACAATGACTGGATGACCTTCCTCAAGCCATTATCTTCTCCTAACCCCAATCTTTGTGGACAAGCTTTGCTGTTTGCAGGACTGGTATGTTAATATGTTTGCTATCCATGAGGCTTTGTTGACTTGTGTCATTTGACTTATTGATAGGGATCATATCCGCACACTCCTCATGCACCTACACCGTCTTCATTGAGGATTTGGGAAGAGGCTTCGGATGCCTTGTTTAGTCCTGATGCTACTATTGGGTATCAGCCGCGCGGGATCACAGATGTTGGTAGCATTAAAGGAGGTCTTCGGAGCTGGGTCGAAGGAAGAAGTTTGGTAAGTGATAAGAATGTTTTAATACCATTTTTCAGAACATTAGCTGACATGCTCTGTAGGATAATCTCATGAAAAATCCAGACGTCACTGCTGCTTTTATCTTAACGTCTTCGATTGCCATTCTCGCTAGCGAGCAGGTAGGTACATATCACAGGTGTTAATTTTGAGACTGATCATTTTGCCTCTATTTACAGGAGAAAAGTGGATCAAGTACTTTACTACCTACTGGAACAACACATCTTGCTGGGCATGGGTTCATAGGCACATTGACAGCCCTTGTAGCTGCTGGACGATTAGATCTTGCCACTGGTGTTCGGTTAGCTGTGAGTTTCCTGGTGTCCTGTTAAGAGCAAGCGCTCATCAGTTGAAAGCGTATATATGCTTCCCTCCCAGCATCACCTCCAGGCCGATCTCGGGCTCATCTGACAACGGTCCTTTCTGCACGGCACTTCCACTCGCTCTCCTCACCCTCGTTCTCAGTGCCCCCTGCATCTTTATCGTACACTCCCAGCGATCTTTTTTTAAACGACTCGGCAGAAGTTGTCCATTATGATCCTGATGAGGCTCCTAAAACGCCAACGCCAACGCAAAGACGCAGAGCTATGCAGTTGATATTGGATGAGATTCATGGGCTTGAGAAGGAATGGATCGAACATAGCGATGAAGGACATGAAGAGTGGGCAGCTGCAGGGATCATCAACAGTAGTAaagtggtggtggtgacAGTAAGATTCATTTTCAATATCACGCGTATGTCAGTAACAAAACCTTGTAGGGCACGCATCATGCCGTTCTCCAAGTCATTGAGAGGCTTCAACAGTTAAACCTTGCTAATCCAGTCATGGACGTTCACATGCCTTGCCCATATCACACGAAGCTCATGAATCACGCTGTTCCCAAGTTCAAAGACGTTTTAGAACGTTGTCACTTTGTAAATAAACCTGGCGGACCTACTATACTGGATCCCATGACGACTCATCCGGTGCGACACAATTTCTTTTTAACCCATTATACAGTCGGGCTGATCTCAAAAATTAGATCGGACGATCTGCCACCgttctccttcctcatcttaCTGCTCAGCTGAGATGGCGTAAAACCCTTTCCAGACTATGCGGGACACCGGTACCAGAAGTCGGCAAATTTTTAACTGTTGGGAGAGGCGCCAAAGGATTGGGCATTATGTTGAGAGGAGAGTTGAGAGGCAGAGGACAAAATGCTGTTCCCATAGTGATTGAAGAGATGGGAGTTGGACCAAGGGATGAGAGGCTCGTAAGGGCTTTGAGGAGCTAGGTTTGCAAGTGAGGGGGCAAAATACATTTGTATAATACCAGGTTGTACAATTGTAATCATTTGATGACCGTCATGAAGTTGTATAACTCATTTGTCCATGGACATCAAAGGCTTCCAAATATACGGCATACATCTATCGCAAAACATTAAACACAATCGAACAAGCCACTTTAACAAACCGTCAGCTTTCACGCCCCTTGGAGACAATCTATATAATACGGTCAAAACatcaaaaaaaaaaaaacttaTAAATGAACAACGCTCTATAGATAATAATTCTTCTCAAAACAAATTAAGTAGGAGGTGAATCACTCGTCGTCCTCGACGTGTTCAATGCTACCGTTGGCTTTGTCAGCAGCATTGCTAGAAGCGTCGCTGGCTTCCTCAACCATCTTATTCTCCTTCTCGACAGCCTTTGACTGATTGCATTCTCTGCGTCAATTAAAATAGCAAGGGTAGAGAGAAAATACTAACCTTAGCAGTGTAGACATAGTTGTAGATCTCGTCAATCAAAGGTTTGGCTTGTTCCTAACCAACTCATCAGCTACTTCTCCTCTGACAAACTGAGACCTGGACATAGACATACCAAAACATAGGACGCAAATTTATTTGACTTTTCCTGAACAGATACGTCCTTGGCGAAAACGATTTCCTTTACGTCATTACTGGCCTTTGAAGCACCCTATTTTGGTATAAGCACAGATTGCTCTGAAATAGACTACTCTGATATACTTACCTCAAACAAGACAGATGGAAGCTGGACACCCTGTTCAGTGAGTTGACGAAGCTGCTCCAAAAGGGCGTGAGCGAGGTCTTGCGAAGTGTGGATGGTGGCGGAAGCGCGAGTGCCAATAGCAGAGTTAACAGAAGCAGCCTTAGCAATTACTCCAGAAATGACAGGATGGAGTTTCTGGGAATAACAATTGGCTCAGCATAGCAAATAATTGTCACGGGCCCACTTACAGTATCGTAAACACCTTTGGCTTGTTTTACAACAATCAATTCTTCTGTAGGAGTCTTAAAGGGATCTGTAGCAAATCATCAATGAGTGGAATCCAACAATACAGCTATGAACGCAACGTACAAGGGAAGGTGGCTGCGGCTCGGTCGAAACTACCATTCACATATTAGAACTCGAACAGCCCGAATAATGATGCTGACCCACGTTGCAACAGCAAGTCCATCAGCAGATTCCAACAAAGGCTTAGTCCTTGTTAGTACAGGAGTAGCGACATCATAGCTTTCTGCAGACGCCCATATGTGAGCTTCATAAACATCCAAGAATAAAGAGAACATACTGGAAGCTACACCAACGGCAGTTTCATAAAGCTTCGCAGAGAGCTTGTTGGAGTTGATGAGGCTCCTACGGAAAATGAGTAAAGACATTTTGACTTGAGCATGTTAGAAGATGGCGCACTGGGCATAAGCGACAGAGTCGTGGACAACAGGAATGCTGTCGATCTTGGAGACGATCTGGAAGTCTATAATCGGCGGCATTAAGATGTAGGACAGTCATGAAAGATGATAAGTTATCGCACGTACGAGGAACTTCGCTAGGGGAGGAGGTAACAGCGGCCATCTTGATAGCTTCGGCTGAATAAGTAAGCTAACAAATCATGGTGATTAGGTTAGCAACGTTTGTTGGAGCTTCTATGAGAACATGCCAAGAGCTGTCACAAAGTGCAAGCAGATAGAAAAGAGGGGTACGATTATCTACCCCTCTAAACATGATCAACCCGGGCGCCATGGGAAAGAAGACGCCGGGCACAGGGAGTTATTACCACCATCCGCCCCTTCACCGTTCCAGCCATTTCGTCTTGAGCCTTTATTGAATCACGAATAGAATGAGACGGGCATGAGATTTGGGCAATTACTTTGTTCGTCTCCTACAGGTCGACAAGTCTCTAACAGATTATCGCGGAGGAATTGAAAGTGCACCTCATAAGTGTTGGGCTGGTGAAATAGGCGCAAGGTAAAACAAAGATaaaaaggaggaagaacgaTTATCGTGGGCCTTGTTGCCCAGCATGAACTTCCTGTACTCTTCCAGGCCTGACCCCCCATGGGGCTGCTATTGAGATAGACAGCACGGAAAAGTATGACTCACTTTGATTTATGTGCTGTTTAGGTTGGCGTGAATATTCAAAAGAAACAGAACGATAGAGAAGATGTATTTGGGAAAAACCGCAGCTGTACTATTACTCCATGGATAAAAACGGAGAAGGCTTGGGTATTGATGGCCGAGCAACAAGATTCCCACGCAGAAAAGGCGTCATCATCCATGATCGTAAACAGCATTGCTTGCTGCTTGGGAGGCGCGGTCCAGGTCCGCGATAACTTAGAAAGACCCTGAATCTCTCATAACGTGGAAGAGAAGAACGGAGGAGGACTGCTGCTGCGGTTTCCGGCTATATacccttctcttcttgcAGTAAAAATAAGCATCACACGTGGCATCTGAAGGTACGTACTACTACTACTAATACTATTACTGCACAAACTTCCATCTTATGTAATCGATACGTCTTACGGTGACCCCTAACGCAACTTAAAGGATATCAGGGCTTGGACGAATGTTTCTCTGTGAACTCTGTTGCCCTGTTCTGGAACGATCTCAGATACTAGCGTGAGGTCGTATTTATTATCGTTTTTACCGCACAGGATTAACAGACGTCGTACACCAACCAAGCTGGTGGGCTCGTCCGACGAAGTCCGGAAGGTCTGATTATTGAGAAAGAACTTATTATTAGTATTATAGTAAACACCAGCACCAAGATGCATATGAGCACTGCGAGATTGAATAATTGATTGGACGGAAATTCAAGGCGGAGCATATTGGCAATGTTCTGGAGTGCAAGTCGCAATCAGCAGTATCTAACTGTCCATCGCTAGCGTTCAATAACACCTTCGTTCATATCCATTTAATAATAATACtcgtttttttttgttgTGAGAGCCGACTGACCTTACGTACTTCAACCTGGGAGGCACCACCACTGGCTTTTTGACCTTGTAATGTAGTAATTCGGTAAGTTTGCCAAAGCTTTGCTGCAAGCTTTCCAAATAGAAATGACCAGTCTGCAATGCGAAATGCGGCAGGAACAAGAGTATTTCGAAACTGTTCAAGACGGATTACAAAATTAATTATATAGGGATCTGCGCATCTTCCAACAGACAACCGGACCTCCAAATAGCAAAAAGAAATGGCCGCAAAGCATCGGTAAAAGCCGAAAGGCCTGATAGTTCCTGACATAGCGGAATTCAACAACAAAACATGCGAGAGATCATATCACGCATCCGGCTATCAATCTGTTGTTCTGGCAACCCAGTATATATACCAGCCACCTTCCTTCAGCTATCCACCACCTGCAACCCGAATATGGCGCGTTTTTCCATGCCCTCTTCCTCTACTTCCATTCGCACTGCCCGATACCTGTCGCCACGATTGCCGACCGCCCCATTACCTGCAATCACTTCTCGTCTCTTTCAAATGCCTTTGTCCCTCTCTTCAAGATCTCCGAAGTATACTACCCTTATCACCTCGCATGTTTCACACATTCGGAAACTTGtatcctctccatcttcagTTCTATCGACACTCGATGGTTCAGCCACGCCAGACGAACTTTTACCTCACAATTTGGATTGGATGGGCAAGTATTTAGGCCAGAGCCAAGTCCTTGTCAAGCCAAAAACGGTAGAAGAGGTTAGTCAGATAGTAAAGTGGTGTAACGACAATGATGTGGCTGTTGTTCCTCAGGGAGGGAACACGGGATTGGTGGGAGGTTCTACTCCTATCCATGACGAACTGATCTTGTCACTCTCGTCGCTAAACTCAATACGCTCTTTCGACCCAGTTTCTGGCGTCCTCACTGCGGAAGCAGGGCTTATTTTAGAGCAAGCGGATTCATTCTTGGCGTCCAAGGGTTTCGTATTCCCTATCGACCTGGGTGCGAAGGGCTCATGCCAAATAGGAGGCAATGTGGCTACTAATGCTGGAGGCTTGAGGCTGCTGCGTTACGGGAGCTTGAGGGGAAGTGTTTTGGGACTGGAGGTAGTCTTGCCAGATGGTAGGATCTGGGACGGCTTGAGTGATTTGAGAAAAAATAATACTGGTGAGCAGGCGAGGCCTACGTTTGCTGATGGGAAGATTGACTGCTATGAAAAGGCTATGACTTGAAGCAGCTTTTTATAGGGTCTGAGGGCTCAATCGGCATAATCACAGCCGTATCCATCCTCTGTCCCCGTCGGTCCCTTAGCACAAACGTTGCTCTCTTCTCTCTACCATCTTATGCGGCCTGTCTTGAAGTATTCTCTCAAGCAAAACAACATTTGGGAGAGATTATGTCGGCGTTCGAGATGTTTGACAATACTGCATACGAGGCTGTGAAGAAGCATGGAGGAGCAAAAAATGTAtttgaaaaagaagggaacTTCTACTGTTTGATAGAGACAGGAGGAAGCTCGGCAGAGCATGACTCGGAGGTAAGGCCTTGTCGGTACCTTTTAGAGTATATGGGCATTCATCTGATCGTAGAAACTCACGAGCCTTTTTGACACTTTATTATCGTCTTCGCTCATACTTGATGGCGTGTTGGCCCAAGACAATGCTCAAGTACGTTCAATCTGGCAAATACGTGAACTATGTCCCGAATCACTAAGCAAAGCGGGTACGGCGTACAAGTATGACCTCTCTGTGCCAGTTGAAAAAATGTATGAAGTCGTAGAGAGGATGAGGGCTCATTTGAAGGAAAGAGGGCTTCTGGGTGGAAAAGTGAAATATGTGGCAGGCTTTGGCCATATGGGTGACGGTTGGTAACTAATCAATTGCGGAAGTCTTTTTATCGCTGAGCCGATTGTCAGGTAATCTCCATTTGAATGTAGTGGCAGATGGGAATGTGTTCTCTAATGAAATACAGGGCGTCATAGAGCCTTTTGTCTATGAGCTTGTAGGTACGCACTATTGTGATATCACAGAACAAATGTGTAAGTCGTTGTCATGGCTAATATCAATCATTCTAACCATAGCCGATTATAACGGTTCCATATCTGCCGAGCATGGTTTGGGCTCAATGAAAGCACCCTTCATATCGTACTCCCAGACTGATACGTCTATCAACCTGATGAGGCGGTTGAAAAAGCTGTTTGACCCAAAGGGAATCATGAATCCTCACAAATTTATTCTCTAGTGTGACGGGTCTCCTTGCATGTACTTTTTAAGCTAGATGGACTTGCACTGATATCAAATCGGCCGGACCCTTTGTAAGTCAGGCAGGCTTGAACATGTGTACACAAAAACAATGCAAACCATGATGAAACTTCTACTTCAGAACGTATATACCAAAGTCTAGAGCTCGCCAATCTTCTCCGCCAACAAAGCCGATCCTTTTCGAACGCTCTTCTCTACAGTCTCCTTAATTCCCTTTTTGCCCAAAACCTTCTTGACCTCGTCTCCATCTCCTCGTTTCTTCATACCTTCAATCAACTCAACCATCACAAACGGCGCATTACCTTTGCAGACCCTCTCAACGTTCTCTGCACCACCGGCCTCGATACTTGTGAGAGCATCCCAAACAGCACGTGAAAATGCAGGAGAGACAGAGGAATCGGGAATGGAGAGTGTTTGCGTCTTGTGGTCGAAATGACCGCCAGATAGAAGGAGTTTATAGGTACGAATGGCGTGCGAGAGGTCAAGAGGGTGGGAGACGGTAGGGTCAGGGTTGGGGTCGAGAGGAGCAGGGTCGGGGTAGGGTGGGGTGAGGGCGGATGCGAGAGTCTTAATAGCGGCACTTTTGTCTACGATCGATAGTGAGCTTCTACAGCCTGAAAAGAAAGCCAATTAATACTTACCACCCTGAGCATAAAGCACGATTTCTTGGACCACCAAACCAGCTCCGGGGTCCCTaaccatctcttctcctttttcctcAACAAGCTTAACCAATCCTTCGCTGGCATAACTCAAAAGCTCCTTGCGCCTCACGTCCACGTCCTTCTTGCTAGTACCAATTTCCTTGGCCTTTTGTGCGGACTCAGCGAGGGAAGTAAGGGAAGCATGAATGAAGTGACGGGTAGAGGTAGGGGTAAGGAGATAGAAAATGGCACGCCGGCCATGCTTATCGAAAGCAAGGTCGGGAGCGAGAGACACAATGTCAGAGACGAAAGCCTTGCCCATAAGCTTGGTGTCACTAGGGATTAGGTCAGCAGATATTGACATCATCAGGTCGGATGGAAACACTCACTCAACACAGTCGAATGCAGTGAAAAGAACCATCTGGGCGTCACCGTCCTTGCAAAGCGCCTCGACGTGCTTCCTTAAAGGCTGTAATATTTGTTTACGATCCTATCACTTCATGTTAGCATAAGATGTGAGACGGCTATCGGTGAACACTAACCTTGGCATTCCCTCTGACGATCAATTCTCTGACAACAGCTGAGCCGTCCTTTGTGTGGACGATTTCAGGGAAACTCTCGGCTCCAGCGGCCAACAGCTCGTGCATCTTTTTAGAGGCAGCCTCAGCA includes these proteins:
- a CDS encoding Signal transducer, putative (Similar to TIGR gene model, INSD accession AAW41539.1); its protein translation is MDYLPPNSASRTPTASTSSIDSLSGSSDTKIYKQSRSRSFGGVLRRHRLSWGALSAERFGLGEENSSSEDWSGGIGGKPYNEQQSLGNISGWSHANHIRRSSDSIQLSRNARKGNHSEEFKATETYRPPGTGFVGTNTLTDSVKRRPWQSIRSEGLSGSLLSPGWSPALSDRLYEHPPAPRNPTHRHLTPQDSYSLLLAYQSSAVTSHSSFDLSAASRNPIDQKIASSSSDQELSPEWHQIVDKSFCESLDKMEQRRQGLWWEIIKGEREYVRDMDTMYHVFIQELRDCRPPVIESTKLEPFIAEVFSTASILSHAHETILRNLMERQRIEWPLLTTATDIYLQTMLEIVDLYEAYMKNYPFAEARVRRESVKNKEFRKFLESRNTASLTNRRDIFTFLSRPVTRLPRIILLLGELLKVTPKEHADKEDIPVLKEMLERVVKDTEHGIEAAAVKIKLWNIAERLLFKKGEITISSIALVPEFLWLLVLSSGTLLAFNLKKMMPTSEPSTWMSMGRPQGQLLNQSGHSVAWIYTGKTKGRRLITYVVHDRNTHGSTLNFLEPMFDNSYPSASSLPDPVFRSFAALHLPGHASSITFFRQTVAIITEKTIVIAEPGNPVYNCVPTAGSTASFAEDAVIVKLLNGQVGSRAEGRPLGMWQTGGDEFILVYDWGACFVTKFGEICRSGAYLVWDLFPVYAVFRSPHLLLFDDSGRAEVRNVVSGKMCETIKEKGLRMMPPTREEQGMLGWSEKGLIQLAEVSLMESAMTSTNDMLRMFIDG
- a CDS encoding Hypothetical Protein (Similar to TIGR gene model, INSD accession AAW41537.1) codes for the protein MAAVTSSPSEVPHFQIVSKIDSIPVVHDSVAYAQSLINSNKLSAKLYETAVGVASKSYDVATPVLTRTKPLLESADGLAVATFDRAAATFPYPFKTPTEELIVVKQAKGVYDTKLHPVISGVIAKAASVNSAIGTRASATIHTSQDLAHALLEQLRQLTEQGVQLPSVLFEGASKASNDVKEIVFAKDVSVQEKSNKFASYVLEQAKPLIDEIYNYVYTAKSKAVEKENKMVEEASDASSNAADKANGSIEHVEDDE
- a CDS encoding Hypothetical Protein (Similar to TIGR gene model, INSD accession AAW41538.1) — translated: MRVLSLSRQSCPQLLTRLGQPCLQLSKCLGHYPKRQTSTKAANNDWMTFLKPLSSPNPNLCGQALLFAGLGSYPHTPHAPTPSSLRIWEEASDALFSPDATIGYQPRGITDVGSIKGGLRSWVEGRSLDNLMKNPDVTAAFILTSSIAILASEQEKSGSSTLLPTGTTHLAGHGFIGTLTALVAAGRLDLATGVRLARIYASLPASPPGRSRAHLTTVLSARHFHSLSSPSFSVPPASLSYTPSDLFLNDSAEVVHYDPDEAPKTPTPTQRRRAMQLILDEIHGLEKEWIEHSDEGHEEWAAAGIINSSKVVVVTGTHHAVLQVIERLQQLNLANPVMDVHMPCPYHTKLMNHAVPKFKDVLERCHFVNKPGGPTILDPMTTHPIGRSATVLLPHLTAQLRWRKTLSRLCGTPVPEVGKFLTVGRGAKGLGIMLRGELRGRGQNAVPIVIEEMGVGPRDERLVRALRS